The following proteins are encoded in a genomic region of Populus trichocarpa isolate Nisqually-1 chromosome 13, P.trichocarpa_v4.1, whole genome shotgun sequence:
- the LOC18104021 gene encoding probable disease resistance protein At4g27220 isoform X2, with protein MEILGSLTSTVVELLIVPIRRSVSRVFNCSRNVQSLRTHLDELSGTEKRVLHSVEEARNRIEDIEDDVGKWLASVNVITDKASRVFEDEDKAKKRCFMGLFPNVTRRYKFSTKIESIAEEVVKINHRGRFDRVSYLPARRGIGDRSLKDYEAFESRRPVLDEILEALKDDDVDLVGVYGMAGVGKTTLVKKVAEQVKAGRIFDVVVQAVVSQTPNLRKIQGEIADGLGLKLDAETDSGRADLLYKRLESETMLKSEKRLESERKVLVILDDIWERLELEDVGIPSGRGCKILMTSRDRNVLSRGMGTKKVFWLQVLPENEAWNLFKKMAGDVVKYPDLQLVAVEIAKRCAGLPILIVTVARALKDGDLSEWKDALVRLKRFDKDEMDSRVCSALELSYDSLKGEEIKSVFLLCGQLEPHRIAILDLLKYTVGLGLFKRISTLEEARNRLHRLVNDLKASCLLLEGGADGIVKMHDVVHGFAAFVASRDHHVFTLASGTVLKEWPAMLEQCSAISLPRCKIPGLPEVLNFPKAESFILYNEDPSLKIPDSLFKGTKTLQLVDMTAVQLPTLPSSLQFLEKLQTLCLDSCGLKDIAMIGELKMLKVLSLIDSNIVRLPREIGQLTRLQLLDLSNNPRLEMIPPNVLSCLTQLEDLYMENSFLQWRIEGLDSQRNNASLAELKYLPNLSTLYLHITDPMILPRDFFSKKLERFKILIGEGWDWSRKRETSTTMKLKISASIQSEEGIQLLLKRTEDLHLDGLKGVKSVSYELDGQGFPRLKHLHIQNSLEIRYIVDSTMLSPSIAFPLLESLSLDNLNKLEKIGNSQPVAESFSNLRILKVESCPMLKNLFSLHMERGLLQLEEISIIDCKIMEVIVAEESGGQADEDEAIKLTQLRTLTLEYLPEFTSVSSKSNAASISQTRPEPLITDVGSNEIASDNELGTPMTLFNKKIEFPSLEDLKLSSIKVEKIWQDQPGELSYWFPRLTSLIVEGCGNLKYLFTSSMVESLAQLKTLELCDCTPMEEIITKNGLGEEGNVRGMMFPKLQFLKLKGLPNLTRFCTSHLIECYSLKELRIENCPALKTFISNSLSTDAVANNQFEETNSTLFDEKVAFSNIEKLQILGMDNLNMIWHTEFHPDSFCKLKVLKVKQANKLLNIFPPNMLRRFHNLDHLEVADCSSLEEVFDLRSLMNEKESHAVTAFKLRDMYVWNLPKLQKVWNTNPHGILSFQNLHLVNAWNCPSLKSLFPTSVALGLSQLEELQLTSCGVEEIVAEEERLGEELKFVFPKTTSFILWELPKLKSFYPGRHTSEWPVLKKIDVYHCHEVPVFDSELQSTQGACTQDQLEIQVQQPLFSFEKIIPNLEELSLNSKDAAKVCQGQFPADLFHKIRVLELQCFHDASAEFPFGIMHRFQNMEKLLVTHGYFKELFPCRLVDEEEHTLARILYLKLFNLPDLEKIWNQDLQVDQLLQNLGTLEVRSCDSLINLAPSASSFGNLTALHVWDCEALKYLVTSSTARSLVQLSAMSIKECKMVTEIVASKGDEAGNEIIFWKLESLKLDCLASLTSFCSINFTFKFPSLTEVIVTNCPKMKTFSPGISTPKLQKVWLSEEKDKGHWERDLNITIQQLSV; from the exons ATGGAGATCCTTGGTTCCCTGACATCCACGGTTGTGGAACTGTTAATTGTTCCCATTAGGCGCTCCGTTTCTCGTGTATTCAACTGCAGCAGAAATGTTCAGAGCCTCCGAACTCACTTAGATGAGCTGTCAGGTACAGAAAAAAGGGTGCTGCATTCTGTAGAAGAGGCTAGAAATAGAATTGAAGACATTGAAGATGATGTTGGAAAGTGGCTTGCTAGTGTGAATGTTATCACTGACAAGGCTAGCAGAGTTTTTGAAGATGAAGACAAGGCGAAGAAGAGGTGCTTCATGGGGTTGTTCCCTAATGTGACGAGGCGCTACAAGTTTAGTACAAAGATAGAGAGTATTGCAGAGGAGGTTGTTAAGATCAATCATCGAGGCAGATTTGATAGGGTGTCCTACCTTCCTGCTCGACGCGGGATAGGGGACAGATCTCTAAAAGATTACGAGGCTTTCGAATCAAGAAGACCtgttttggatgaaattttgGAGGCCTTAAAAGATGATGATGTCGACCTAGTTGGAGTGTATGGGATGGCTGGTGTAGGCAAGACCACACTTGTGAAAAAGGTTGCTGAACAAGTCAAGGCGGGCAGGATTTTTGATGTGGTGGTTCAGGCTGTTGTATCTCAGACTCCTAAC CTGAGAAAAATTCAGGGGGAAATAGCAGATGGGCTAGGTCTCAAATTGGATGCAGAGACTGACAGTGGAAGAGCAGATTTGTTGTACAAGAGGCTTGAAAGTGAGACAATGCTTAAAAGTGAGAAAAGGCTTGAAAGTGAGAGAAAGGTACTTGTGATTTTGGATGACATTTGGGAGAGGCTTGAACTAGAAGATGTGGGGATTCCTTCTGGTAGGGGATGCAAAATATTGATGACATCGAGAGATCGAAATGTATTATCCCGTGGAATGGGTACAAAAAAAGTTTTCTGGCTTCAAGTTTTACCCGAGAATGAAGCATGGAATCTGTTTAAGAAGATGGCGGGTGATGTTGTCAAATATCCCGATCTGCAGCTTGTTGCTGTAGAAATAGCCAAAAGATGTGCTGGTTTGCCCATTTTAATAGTTACTGTTGCGAGGGCATTAAAAGATGGGGATCTGTCAGAGTGGAAGGATGCTTTGGTAAGGCTGAAAAGATTTGACAAGGATGAAATGGATAGCCGAGTTTGCTCAGCTCTAGAGTTGAGCTACGATTCTttgaaaggagaagaaatcaAGTCAGTATTCTTACTTTGTGGACAACTTGAACCTCACAGAATTGCAATCCTTGACTTACTGAAATATACCGTTGGCCTGGGATTGTTTAAACGTATCAGTACATTGGAAGAAGCAAGAAATAGACTACATAGATTGGTCAATGACCTCAAAGCCTCTTGTTTGTTGCTAGAAGGTGGCGCAGATGGAATAGTCAAAATGCATGATGTTGTTCATGGTTTTGCTGCCTTTGTAGCTTCCAGGGATCATCATGTCTTCACATTAGCATCTGGCACTGTATTAAAAGAATGGCCGGCTATGCTTGAACAGTGCAGTGCTATCTCTTTGCCGCGTTGCAAAATTCCTGGACTTCCTGAAGTACTGAACTTTCCAAAAGCTGAGTCGTTTATACTGTATAATGAAGACCCCTCGCTCAAAATCCCAGACAGTCTGTTTAAGGGAACAAAAACTCTCCAACTTGTGGATATGACAGCTGTGCAACTTCCAACACTACCTTCCTCACTTCAATTTCTCGAAAAGCTTCAAACATTGTGTCTGGATAGTTGTGGTTTGAAAGATATAGCTATGATCGGAGAGCTAAAGATGTTAAAAGTTCTCAGCTTAATAGACTCTAACATTGTTCGGCTGCCGAGAGAAATTGGGCAGTTGACTCGTCTGCAACTTCTGGATTTGAGTAACAATCCAAGGCTTGAAATGATTCCGCCAAATGTGCTGTCATGCTTGACCCAACTAGAGGACTTGTACATGGAGAACAGCTTTTTGCAATGGAGGATTGAAGGACTAGATAGTCAAAGAAACAATGCTAGCCTGGCTGAGCTGAAATATCTGCCAAATCTAAGCACTTTATACTTGCACATTACAGATCCTATGATTCTTCCCAGAGACTTCTTCTCCAAAAAATTggaaagatttaaaattttgatcggAGAAGGGTGGGACTGGTCCAGGAAGCGTGAAACTTCAACAACAATGAAATTGAAGATCAGTGCAAGCATTCAATCGGAGGAGGGGATCCAACTGTTGCTGAAGAGAACTGAAGATCTACATTTAGATGGACTAAAGGGTGTTAAAAGTGTTTCCTATGAATTAGATGGGCAAGGTTTTCCTCGTTTGAAGCATCTCCATATCCAAAATAGTCTTGAGATTCGATATATTGTCGACTCGACTATGTTAAGTCCTTCTATTGCTTTTCCACTCCTGGAGTCTTTGTCTCTTGACAATTTGAATAAGTTGGAGAAGATTGGTAATAGTCAACCTGTGGCGGAGTCATTTAGCAACTTGAGAATTTTGAAGGTGGAAAGTTGTCCAATGTTGAAGAATCTTTTTTCGTTGCACATGGAAAGAGGCCTTTTGCAACTGGAAGAGATCAGCATAATTGATTGCAAAATCATGGAAGTGATTGTTGCTGAGGAAAGTGGAGGCCAAGCTGACGAAGATGAAGCAATCAAGTTGACTCAACTACGAACACTGACACTGGAATATCTACCCGAATTCACAAGCGTTTCCTCAAAATCGAATGCAGCTTCCATATCACAGACCAGGCCGGAGCCGTTAATCACTGATGTCGGGTCCAATGAAATTGCATCTGACAATGAGCTCGGGACTCCCATGACACTTTTTAACAAAAAg ATTGAATTCCCTAGTTTGGAAGACCTAAAACTGTCCTCTATCAAAGTTGAGAAGATATGGCAAGACCAACCAGGAGAACTGTCCTATTGGTTTCCGAGATTAACAAGTTTGATAGTCGAGGGCTGTGGAAATCTAAAGTATTTATTTACTTCTTCTATGGTTGAAAGTCTTGCTCAACTCAAAACGCTTGAGCTATGTGATTGCACGCCTATGGAAGAAATAATAACTAAGAACGGTTTAGGAGAAGAAGGAAATGTGAGAGGAATGATGTTTCCAAAGCTACAATTCCTCAAGCTTAAGGGCCTTCCAAATCTCACAAGATTCTGCACCAGTCACTTAATCGAATGCTACTCCTTGAAAGAACTGCGGATAGAGAATTGCCCTGCACTGAAGACCTTCATCTCTAATTCATTAAGCACAGATGCAGTAGCCAACAATCAGTTTGAAGAAACAAACTCAACTCTCTTTGATGAAAAA GTTGCATTCTCTAACATAGAGAAACTGCAAATTCTTGGCATGGATAATTTGAATATGATATGGCACACTGAATTCCATCCAGATTCCTTCTGCAAGCTCAAGGTGCTGAAGGtaaaacaagcaaacaaattgttgaatattttccCACCCAATATGCTGAgaagatttcataatttagaCCACCTGGAGGTAGCTGATTGTTCTTCACTGGAAGAGGTGTTTGATCTCAGATCTCTGATGAATGAAAAAGAATCCCATGCTGTGACAGCGTTTAAGTTGAGAGATATGTATGTATGGAACCTGCCAAAATTGCAGAAAGTGTGGAATACAAATCCTCATGGAATTCTCTCTTTTCAAAACCTTCATTTAGTGAATGCTTGGAATTGTCCAAGTCTAAAAAGCCTCTTCCCAACCTCTGTAGCCTTAGGCCTTTCACAACTCGAAGAGCTTCAACTAACTAGTTGTGGAGTGGAGGAAATTGTTGCTGAGGAAGAAAGACTGGGAGAAGAACTAAAGTTTGTTTTTCCTAAAACAACCTCTTTCATTCTTTGGGAATTGCCCAAACTCAAGAGTTTCTACCCAGGAAGACACACTTCAGAGTGGCCGGTATTAAAGAAAATAGACGTGTATCATTGCCACGAAGTGCCGGTATTTGATTCGGAGCTCCAGAGCACCCAAGGAGCTTGTACACAGGACCAACTTGAGATCCAAGTTCAGCAACCGCTTTTCTCATTTGAAAAG ATCATCCCCAACTTGGAAGAACTATCGCTAAACAGTAAAGATGCAGCAAAGGTATGTCAAGGCCAGTTTCCAGCAGACCTCTTTCACAAAATAAGAGTTCTTGAGCTGCAATGCTTTCATGATGCATCGGCTGAATTTCCATTTGGTATCATGCATAGATTCCAGAATATGGAAAAGCTTCTTGTAACTCATGGTTATTTCAAAGAGCTGTTCCCATGTCGACTTGTTGATGAGGAGGAACATACTCTTGCTAGGATACTGTACTTGAAACTTTTTAATCTTCCAGATTTGGAGAAAATTTGGAACCAAGATCTCCAAGTGGACCAGCTTCTTCAAAATCTTGGAACTCTGGAAGTAAGGAGTTGTGACAGTTTGATCAATTTAGCACCATCTGCATCATCTTTCGGAAATCTAACAGCTTTGCATGTATGGGATTGCGAAGCATTGAAATACTTGGTCACATCCTCAACTGCCAGAAGTCTTGTGCAACTCTCTGCAATGAGTATAAAGGAATGCAAAATGGTGACAGAAATTGTAGCAAGCAAGGGAGATGAAGCAGGAAATGAGATCATTTTCTGGAAATTGGAAAGTCTGAAACTTGATTGTTTAGCAAGCCTCACTAGCTTTTGCTCTATAAATTTCACCTTCAAATTCCCCTCTTTGACAGAAGTAATTGTGACAAATTGTCCAAAGATGAAGACTTTTTCCCCGGGAATAAGCACACCAAAGCTGCAGAAAGTATGGCTATCAGAAGAAAAGGACAAAGGACATTGGGAACGCGACCTTAACATCACCATTCAACAGCTCTCTGTATAA
- the LOC18104021 gene encoding probable disease resistance protein At4g27220 isoform X6, producing the protein MEILGSLTSTVVELLIVPIRRSVSRVFNCSRNVQSLRTHLDELSGTEKRVLHSVEEARNRIEDIEDDVGKWLASVNVITDKASRVFEDEDKAKKRCFMGLFPNVTRRYKFSTKIESIAEEVVKINHRGRFDRVSYLPARRGIGDRSLKDYEAFESRRPVLDEILEALKDDDVDLVGVYGMAGVGKTTLVKKVAEQVKAGRIFDVVVQAVVSQTPNLRKIQGEIADKLGLKLDAETDSGRADFLYERLKRETKVLVILDDIWERLELDDVGIPSGSDHRGCKILMTSRDRNVLSRGMVTKKVFWLQVLPENEAWNLFKKTAGDVVKYPDLQLVAVEVAKRCAGLPILIVTVARALKDGKLSEWKDALVRLKRFDKDEMDSRVCSALELSYDSLKGEEIKSVFLLCGQLEPHSIAILDLLKYTVGLGLFKRISTLEEARNRLHRLVNDLKASCLLLEGGADGIVKMHDVVHGFAAFVASRDHHVFTLASGTVLKEWPAMLEQCSAISLPRCKIPGLPEVLNFPKAESFILYNEDPSLKIPDSLFKGTQTLQLVDMTAVQLPTLPSSLQFLEKLQTLCLDSCGLKDIAMIGELKMLKVLSLIGSNIVRLPREIGQLTRLQLLDLSNNPRLEMIPPNVLSCLTQLEDLYMENSFLQWRIEGLDSQRNNASLAELKYLPNLSTLYLHITDPMILPRDFFSKKLERFKILIGEGWDWSRKRETSTTMKLKISASIQSEEGIQLLLKRTEDLHLDGLKGVKSVSYELDGQGFPRLKHLHIQNSLEIRYIVDSTMLSPSIAFPLLESLSLDNLNKLEKICNSQPVAESFSNLRILKVESCPILKNLFSLHMERGLLQLEHISIIDCKIMEVIVAEESGGQADEDEAIKLTQLRTLTLEYLPQFTSVSSKSNAASISQTRPEPLITDVGSNEIASDNELGTPMTLFNKKIEFPSLEDLKLSSIKVEKIWQDQPGELSYWFPRLTSLIVEGCGNLKYLFTSSMVESLAQLKTLELCDCTPMEEIITKNGLGEEGNVRGMMFPKLQFLKLKGLPNLTRFCTSHLIECYSLKELRIENCPALKTFISNSLSTDAVANNQFEETNSTLFDEKVAFSNIEKLQILGMDNLNMIWHTEFHPDSFCKLKVLKVKQANKLLNIFPPNMLRRFHNLDHLEVADCSSLEEVFDLRSLMNEKESHAVTAFKLRDMYVWNLPKLQKVWNTNPHGILSFQNLHLVNAWNCPSLKSLFPTSVALGLSQLEELQLTSCGVEEIVAEEERLGEELKFVFPKTTSFILWELPKLKSFYPGRHTSEWPVLKKIDVYHCHEVPVFDSELQSTQGACTQDQLEIQVQQPLFSFEKIIPNLEELSLNSKDAAKVCQGQFPADLFHKIRVLELQCFHDASAEFPFGIMHRFQNMEKLLVTHGYFKELFPCRLVDEEEHTLARILYLKLFNLPDLEKIWNQDLQVDQLLQNLGTLEVRSCDSLINLAPSASSFGNLTALHVWDCEALKYLVTSSTARSLVQLSAMSIKECKMVTEIVASKGDEAGNEIIFWKLESLKLDCLASLTSFCSINFTFKFPSLTEVIVTNCPKMKTFSPGISTPKLQKVWLSEEKDKGHWERDLNITIQQLSV; encoded by the exons ATGGAGATCCTTGGTTCCCTGACATCCACGGTTGTGGAACTGTTAATTGTTCCCATTAGGCGCTCCGTTTCTCGTGTATTCAACTGCAGCAGAAATGTTCAGAGCCTCCGAACTCACTTAGATGAGCTGTCAGGTACAGAAAAAAGGGTGCTGCATTCTGTAGAAGAGGCTAGAAATAGAATTGAAGACATTGAAGATGATGTTGGAAAGTGGCTTGCTAGTGTGAATGTTATCACTGACAAGGCTAGCAGAGTTTTTGAAGATGAAGACAAGGCGAAGAAGAGGTGCTTCATGGGGTTGTTCCCTAATGTGACGAGGCGCTACAAGTTTAGTACAAAGATAGAGAGTATTGCAGAGGAGGTTGTTAAGATCAATCATCGAGGCAGATTTGATAGGGTGTCCTACCTTCCTGCTCGACGCGGGATAGGGGACAGATCTCTAAAAGATTACGAGGCTTTCGAATCAAGAAGACCtgttttggatgaaattttgGAGGCCTTAAAAGATGATGATGTCGACCTAGTTGGAGTGTATGGGATGGCTGGTGTAGGCAAGACCACACTTGTGAAAAAGGTTGCTGAACAAGTCAAGGCGGGCAGGATTTTTGATGTGGTGGTTCAGGCTGTTGTATCTCAGACTCCTAACCTGAGAAAAATTCAGGGGGAAATAGCAGATAAGCTAGGTCTCAAATTGGATGCAGAGACTGACAGTGGAAGAGCAGATTTCTTGTACGAGAGGCTTAAAAGAGAGACAAAGGTACTTGTGATTTTGGATGACATTTGGGAGAGGCTTGAACTAGATGATGTGGGGATTCCTTCTGGTAGTGATCATCGGGGATGCAAAATATTGATGACATCGAGAGATCGAAATGTATTATCCCGTGGAATGGTTACAAAAAAAGTTTTCTGGCTTCAAGTTTTACCCGAGAATGAAGCATGGAATCTGTTTAAGAAGACGGCGGGTGATGTTGTCAAATATCCCGATCTGCAGCTTGTTGCTGTAGAAGTAGCCAAAAGATGTGCTGGTTTGCCCATTTTAATAGTTACTGTTGCGAGGGCATTAAAAGATGGGAAACTGTCAGAGTGGAAGGATGCTTTGGTAAGGCTGAAAAGATTTGACAAGGATGAAATGGATAGCCGAGTTTGCTCAGCTCTAGAGTTGAGCTACGATTCTttgaaaggagaagaaatcaAGTCAGTATTCTTACTTTGTGGACAACTTGAACCTCACAGCATTGCAATCCTTGACTTACTGAAATATACCGTTGGCCTGGGATTGTTTAAACGTATCAGTACATTGGAAGAAGCAAGAAATAGACTACATAGATTGGTCAATGACCTCAAAGCCTCTTGTTTGTTGCTAGAAGGTGGCGCAGATGGAATAGTCAAAATGCATGATGTTGTTCATGGTTTTGCTGCCTTTGTAGCTTCCAGGGATCATCATGTCTTCACATTAGCATCTGGCACTGTATTAAAAGAATGGCCGGCTATGCTTGAACAGTGCAGTGCTATCTCTTTGCCGCGTTGCAAAATTCCTGGACTTCCTGAAGTACTGAACTTTCCAAAAGCTGAGTCGTTTATACTGTATAATGAAGACCCCTCGCTCAAAATCCCAGACAGTCTGTTTAAGGGAACACAAACTCTCCAACTTGTGGATATGACAGCTGTGCAACTTCCAACACTACCTTCCTCACTTCAATTTCTCGAAAAGCTTCAAACATTGTGTCTGGATAGTTGTGGTTTGAAAGATATAGCTATGATCGGAGAGCTAAAGATGTTAAAAGTTCTCAGCTTAATAGGCTCTAACATTGTTCGGCTGCCGAGAGAAATTGGGCAGTTGACTCGTCTGCAACTTCTGGATTTGAGTAACAATCCAAGGCTTGAAATGATTCCGCCAAATGTGCTGTCATGCTTGACCCAACTAGAGGACTTGTACATGGAGAACAGCTTTTTGCAATGGAGGATTGAAGGACTAGATAGTCAAAGAAACAATGCTAGCCTGGCTGAGCTGAAATATCTGCCAAATCTAAGCACTTTATACTTGCACATTACAGATCCTATGATTCTTCCCAGAGACTTCTTCTCCAAAAAATTggaaagatttaaaattttgatcggAGAAGGGTGGGACTGGTCCAGGAAGCGTGAAACTTCAACAACAATGAAATTGAAGATCAGTGCAAGCATTCAATCGGAGGAGGGGATCCAACTGTTGCTGAAGAGAACTGAAGATCTACATTTAGATGGACTAAAGGGTGTTAAAAGTGTTTCCTATGAATTAGATGGGCAAGGTTTTCCTCGTTTGAAGCATCTCCATATCCAAAATAGTCTTGAGATTCGATATATTGTCGACTCGACTATGTTAAGTCCTTCTATTGCTTTTCCACTCCTGGAGTCTTTGTCTCTTGACAATTTGAATAAGTTGGAGAAGATTTGTAATAGTCAACCTGTGGCGGAGTCATTTAGCAACTTGAGAATTTTGAAGGTGGAAAGTTGTCCAATATTGAAGAATCTTTTTTCGTTGCACATGGAAAGAGGCCTTTTGCAACTGGAACATATCAGCATAATTGATTGCAAAATCATGGAAGTGATTGTTGCTGAGGAAAGTGGAGGCCAAGCTGACGAAGATGAAGCAATCAAGTTGACTCAACTACGAACACTGACACTGGAATATCTACCCCAATTCACAAGCGTTTCCTCAAAATCGAATGCAGCTTCCATATCACAGACCAGGCCGGAGCCGTTAATCACTGATGTCGGGTCCAATGAAATTGCATCTGACAATGAGCTCGGGACTCCCATGACACTTTTTAACAAAAAg ATTGAATTCCCTAGTTTGGAAGACCTAAAACTGTCCTCTATCAAAGTTGAGAAGATATGGCAAGACCAACCAGGAGAACTGTCCTATTGGTTTCCGAGATTAACAAGTTTGATAGTCGAGGGCTGTGGAAATCTAAAGTATTTATTTACTTCTTCTATGGTTGAAAGTCTTGCTCAACTCAAAACGCTTGAGCTATGTGATTGCACGCCTATGGAAGAAATAATAACTAAGAACGGTTTAGGAGAAGAAGGAAATGTGAGAGGAATGATGTTTCCAAAGCTACAATTCCTCAAGCTTAAGGGCCTTCCAAATCTCACAAGATTCTGCACCAGTCACTTAATCGAATGCTACTCCTTGAAAGAACTGCGGATAGAGAATTGCCCTGCACTGAAGACCTTCATCTCTAATTCATTAAGCACAGATGCAGTAGCCAACAATCAGTTTGAAGAAACAAACTCAACTCTCTTTGATGAAAAA GTTGCATTCTCTAACATAGAGAAACTGCAAATTCTTGGCATGGATAATTTGAATATGATATGGCACACTGAATTCCATCCAGATTCCTTCTGCAAGCTCAAGGTGCTGAAGGtaaaacaagcaaacaaattgttgaatattttccCACCCAATATGCTGAgaagatttcataatttagaCCACCTGGAGGTAGCTGATTGTTCTTCACTGGAAGAGGTGTTTGATCTCAGATCTCTGATGAATGAAAAAGAATCCCATGCTGTGACAGCGTTTAAGTTGAGAGATATGTATGTATGGAACCTGCCAAAATTGCAGAAAGTGTGGAATACAAATCCTCATGGAATTCTCTCTTTTCAAAACCTTCATTTAGTGAATGCTTGGAATTGTCCAAGTCTAAAAAGCCTCTTCCCAACCTCTGTAGCCTTAGGCCTTTCACAACTCGAAGAGCTTCAACTAACTAGTTGTGGAGTGGAGGAAATTGTTGCTGAGGAAGAAAGACTGGGAGAAGAACTAAAGTTTGTTTTTCCTAAAACAACCTCTTTCATTCTTTGGGAATTGCCCAAACTCAAGAGTTTCTACCCAGGAAGACACACTTCAGAGTGGCCGGTATTAAAGAAAATAGACGTGTATCATTGCCACGAAGTGCCGGTATTTGATTCGGAGCTCCAGAGCACCCAAGGAGCTTGTACACAGGACCAACTTGAGATCCAAGTTCAGCAACCGCTTTTCTCATTTGAAAAG ATCATCCCCAACTTGGAAGAACTATCGCTAAACAGTAAAGATGCAGCAAAGGTATGTCAAGGCCAGTTTCCAGCAGACCTCTTTCACAAAATAAGAGTTCTTGAGCTGCAATGCTTTCATGATGCATCGGCTGAATTTCCATTTGGTATCATGCATAGATTCCAGAATATGGAAAAGCTTCTTGTAACTCATGGTTATTTCAAAGAGCTGTTCCCATGTCGACTTGTTGATGAGGAGGAACATACTCTTGCTAGGATACTGTACTTGAAACTTTTTAATCTTCCAGATTTGGAGAAAATTTGGAACCAAGATCTCCAAGTGGACCAGCTTCTTCAAAATCTTGGAACTCTGGAAGTAAGGAGTTGTGACAGTTTGATCAATTTAGCACCATCTGCATCATCTTTCGGAAATCTAACAGCTTTGCATGTATGGGATTGCGAAGCATTGAAATACTTGGTCACATCCTCAACTGCCAGAAGTCTTGTGCAACTCTCTGCAATGAGTATAAAGGAATGCAAAATGGTGACAGAAATTGTAGCAAGCAAGGGAGATGAAGCAGGAAATGAGATCATTTTCTGGAAATTGGAAAGTCTGAAACTTGATTGTTTAGCAAGCCTCACTAGCTTTTGCTCTATAAATTTCACCTTCAAATTCCCCTCTTTGACAGAAGTAATTGTGACAAATTGTCCAAAGATGAAGACTTTTTCCCCGGGAATAAGCACACCAAAGCTGCAGAAAGTATGGCTATCAGAAGAAAAGGACAAAGGACATTGGGAACGCGACCTTAACATCACCATTCAACAGCTCTCTGTATAA